One genomic segment of Helianthus annuus cultivar XRQ/B chromosome 14, HanXRQr2.0-SUNRISE, whole genome shotgun sequence includes these proteins:
- the LOC110907891 gene encoding homeobox-leucine zipper protein ROC4 translates to MGSLSKCGNSRSGTPDNFPIRANEEVVAQQEQERHENEILKQQNEELRLQNLAMKEFLKNPHKSIFEHKICIENARLKEKIRAMTIQYNQSYGLNETRMGIDMAIQTKSYLKLAPYAMDELFKLGALNDPLWNKSTHGQGETLDFKLYEWAFPPCLGPKPHGFVSEASRAKGVIPMATSDFVEALFNADRWRDMFGGMIGRCTTKVISNGARGSRNGALLLMKAEIQVISSFMPVRVLNFIRYVNKHAEGLWVVVDYSVDFGTDRRLTRRCPSGCILQSMPNGFTKVTWIEHTEYDEQLIHENYRGLIRSGVGFGAQRWVSALLGQCKCIAPNLFESTTRCLRSLAQRMRRMFCATVCLTGWERWNLVANVPGRPRIMARMYNDFQGVSGVVMSATHSVWIAANHRHLFEMMLIKDLRSVWDVLCHTIATRDMYSFPLSQDEANFNCVSILDSNTLQAGVYQPLMVLQEASSDTTGSLIVYAIVDTPTVALVMQGGDSSRVGLLPIGFSIVPYHGESGESGSMVTVGFHRLLRNQVISNITVENINTLNRLVAETVRGLKMLVDPLNEEGM, encoded by the exons ATGGGTTCCTTAAGCAAATGCGGTAATTCACGATCGGGTACTCCAGATAATTTCCCAATCAG GGCCAATGAAGAAGTAGTTGCACAACAAGAGCAAGAGCGCCATGAAAATGAGATTCTGAAGCAACAAAATGAAGAACTCAGGCTTCAGAATTTGGCAATGAAAGAATTTCTAAAGAACCCACACAAATCCATTTTTGAACACAAAATCTGTATCGAGAATGCGCGATTGAAAGAGAAGATTCGTGCCATGACTATTCAATATAATCAATCTTATGGGCTAAACGAGACCCGAATGGGCATAGACATGGCCATTCAAACCAAAAGTTATCTTAAGCTAGCACCATATGCAATGGATGAGCTCTTTAAGCTTGGCGCGCTCAATGATCCACTTTGGAATAAAAGCACCCACGGCCAAGGAGAAACACTTGATTTTAAATTATATGAATGGGCTTTTCCGCCTTGTCTTGGCCCGAAACCACATGGATTTGTATCCGAGGCTTCACGGGCTAAAGGGGTCATACCCATGGCTACTTCAGACTTTGTAGAAGCATTATTCAATGCG GATCGATGGCGAGACATGTTTGGGGGAATGATCGGAAGGTGTACTACGAAAGTGATTTCTAATGGCGCTAGAGGTTCAAGAAATGGTGCTCTACTGCTT ATGAAAGCTGAAATTCAAGTCATTTCTTCCTTCATGCCGGTTCGAGTCCTAAATTTTATTCGATACGTCAACAAACATGCAGAGGGGCTATGGGTTGTGGTTGATTACTCCGTTGATTTTGGAACGGACAGACGGTTAACAAGAAGGTGTCCATCTGGTTGTATTCTACAATCTATGCCAAATGGGTTCACAAAG GTTACGTGGATTGAACATACAGAATACGACGAACAACTGATCCACGAAAACTATCGTGGGTTAATTAGATCAGGTGTGGGCTTTGGTGCACAAAGATGGGTTAGTGCACTTTTGGGGCAATGTAAATGCATAGCTCCCAACCTGTTTGAAAGTACAACACGATGCTTACGAAGTCTAGCACAGCGCATGAGGCGTATGTTCTGTGCTACTGTTTGTTTGACTGGCTGGGAACGATGGAATTTGGTTGCGAATGTACCAGGAAGACCAAGGATCATGGCGCGCATGTACAATGATTTTCAGGGAGTATCAGGAGTAGTCATGAGTGCCACCCATTCGGTATGGATAGCAGCAAATCATCGACACTTGTTTGAAATGATGTTGATAAAAGATTTGAGGAGCGTGTGGGACGTGTTATGCCATACGATTGCTACCCGGGACATGTATAGTTTCCCTTTGAGCCAAGATGAAGCCAACTTTAACTGCGTCTCGATTCTAGATTCGAAT ACACTACAGGCTGGAGTGTATCAACCGCTTATGGTATTGCAAGAGGCTTCGAGTGATACGACTGGATCACTCATTGTTTACGCAATTGTGGATACCCCCACCGTAGCTCTAGTGATGCAGGGGGGAGATTCGTCGCGAGTGGGTCTCTTGCCAATAGGGTTTAGTATAGTCCCTTACCATGGGGAAAGTGGTGAAAGTGGATCCATGGTGACTGTGGGGTTCCATAGGTTGCTACGAAATCAAGTTATCTCAAACATCACAGTGGAAAATATCAACACATTGAACAGATTGGTGGCAGAGACAGTTCGGGGATTAAAAATGTTGGTTGATCCACTCAATGAGGAGGGTATGTGA